The Meriones unguiculatus strain TT.TT164.6M chromosome 9, Bangor_MerUng_6.1, whole genome shotgun sequence genome window below encodes:
- the LOC110555538 gene encoding LOW QUALITY PROTEIN: eukaryotic translation initiation factor 3 subunit G-like (The sequence of the model RefSeq protein was modified relative to this genomic sequence to represent the inferred CDS: deleted 1 base in 1 codon), with translation MPTGDFDSKPSWADQVEEEGEDDKCVTSELLKGIPLPTGDTSPEPELLPGDPLPPPKEVINGNIKTVTEYKIDEEGKKFKIVRTFRIETQKASKAVARRKNWKKFGNSEFDPPGPNVATTTASDDVSMTFITSKEDLNCQEEEDPMNKLKGQKIVSCRICKGDHWTTRCPYKDTLGPMQKELAEQLGLSTGEKEKLPGELEPVQAAQNKTGKYVPPSLRDGASRRGESMQPNRRADDNATIRVTNLSEDTRETDLQELFRPFGSISRIYLAKDKTTGQSKGFAFISFHRREDAACAIAGVSGFGYDHLILNVEWAKPSTN, from the exons ATGCCGACTGGCGACTTTGACTCGAAGCCCAGCTGGGCCGACCAGGTGGAAGAGGAGGGCGAGGATGACAAGTGTGTCACCAGCGAACTCCTGAAAGGAATCCCTTTGCCCACCGGTGACACCAGTCCAGAGCCTGAGTTACTGCCTGGAGATCCACTGCCACCTCCCAAGGAAGTCATCAACGGGAACATAAAGACGGTGACCGAGTACAAGATAGATGAAGAGGGCAAGAAGTTCAAGATTGTCAGAACCTTCAGGATTGAGACCCAGAAGGCATCAAAGGCTGTGGCCAGGAGGAAGAATTGGAAGAAGTTTGGCAACTCGGAGTTTGACCCACCGGGGCCCAATGTGGCCACCACCACAGCCAGTGATGATGTCTCCATGACATTCATCACTAGCAAAGAGGACCTAAACTgccaagaggaagaggacccaatGAACAAGCTCAAGGGCCAGAAGATTGTGTCCTGCCGCATCTGCAAGGGCGACCATTGGACCACCCGCTGCCCCTACAAGGACACACTAGGACCCATGCAGAAGGAGCTGGCTGAGCAGCTGGGCTTGTCCACCGGGGAGAAGGAGAAACTGCCAGGAGAGCTGGAGCCCGTACAGGCTGCccagaacaaaacaggaaagtacGTGCCCCCAAGTCTCCGGGACGGGGCCAGCCGCCGTGGGGAGTCTATGCAGCCAAACCGCAGAGCCGACGACAATGCCACCATCCGTGTT ACTAACCTGTCTGAGGACACTCGCGAGACTGACCTGCAGGAGCTCTTCCGGCCTTTTGGCTCCATCTCTCGCATCTACTTGGCCAAGGACAAGACCACTGGCCAGTCCAAGGGCTTTGCTTTTATTAGCTTCCACCGCCGGGAGGATGCTGCATGCGCCATTGCAGGGGTGTCTGGCTTTGGCTATGACCACCTCATCCTCAATGTCGAGTGGGCCAAACCGTCAACGAACTAA